A region from the Gossypium hirsutum isolate 1008001.06 chromosome A08, Gossypium_hirsutum_v2.1, whole genome shotgun sequence genome encodes:
- the LOC107929643 gene encoding putative disease resistance protein At3g14460, whose amino-acid sequence MTGFRKDEVVHLWIAEGFIHQPKGMKKVEDLGSEYFHELLSQSFFQQSSVSKSCYMTHDVINDLAQYVDEELYFRLEDKVNSNEQYNVFERARHSSFIRQKYDVLRKFEPFYKTKCLRTFLSFTCLCARSGKMPLPIGKLINLKKLSKFIVAKGNGPRITELKGLSHLQGQHSLFDLQNVAEIRDVRVANLKEKRGLDALVLKWSSAPNDIRNSR is encoded by the exons ATGACTGGATTTCGAAAGGATGAAGTAGTTCATTTATGGATAGCTGAAGGTTTTATCCATCAACCAAAGGGAATGAAGAAAGTGGAAGACTTGGGTTCCGAGTATTTTCATGAATTATTATCACAGTCCTTTTTTCAACAATCAAGTGTTAGCAAATCTTGTTACATGACGCATGACGTCATCAACGATTTAGCTCAATATGTTGATGAGGAACTTTACTTTAGGTTGGAGGACAAGGTTAATAGCAATGAGCAGTACAATGTTTTCGAGAGGGCTCGTCACTCCTCATTCATTCGTCAGAAGTATGATGTCTTAAGAAAATTTGAACCCTTCTACAAAACCAAGTGCTTAAGAACATTCCTAAGCTTTACCTGTCTTTGTGCCAGATCTGGAA AGATGCCACTTCCTATCGGTAAGTTGATCAATCTCAAGAAGCTGTCAAAGTTTATTGTGGCAAAAGGCAATGGGCCTAGGATAACAGAGCTGAAAGGCCTGTCTCATCTTCAAGGGCAGCATTCATTATTTGACCTGCAAAATGTGGCAGAGATTCGAGATGTAAGGGTTGCCAATTTAAAGGAGAAACGTGGACTTGATGCTTTAGTACTGAAATGGAGTAGTGCTCCGAATGATATTCGGAACAGTAGATGA